One stretch of Streptomyces sp. R21 DNA includes these proteins:
- a CDS encoding aldo/keto reductase produces MRHTTLGRTGITVSRLALGTMMLGAWGNPDHEEAVRLIHTALDAGVNFIDTADMYSAGESEQIVGKALKGRRDDVVLATKVHFPMGDDANRRGNSRRWIRQAVEDSLRRLDTDRIDLYQIHRPDPTTDLDETLSVLSDLVREGKVMAIGSSDFPAEQLVEARWTAERRGHVPFHTEQPPYSIFMRGVERGVLPTAQRHGVGVLTWSPLASGWLTGRYRRENPLELNAFRQNLISHKFDQTLPGNVRKYEVVEELLKLADDAGLSLTHLALAFVLSHPAVDSAIVGPRTEEQLTDLLAAADITLDDAVLDRIDELVPPGTDLNPSDADYAPPHLADAGLRRRRS; encoded by the coding sequence GTGCGTCACACCACTCTCGGCCGCACCGGAATCACGGTCAGCCGGCTGGCACTCGGCACGATGATGCTCGGGGCCTGGGGAAACCCGGACCACGAGGAAGCCGTACGCCTGATCCACACCGCGCTGGACGCGGGCGTCAACTTCATCGACACGGCGGACATGTACTCGGCCGGAGAGTCCGAGCAGATCGTCGGCAAGGCCCTCAAGGGGCGCCGGGACGACGTCGTCCTGGCCACCAAGGTGCACTTCCCGATGGGCGACGACGCCAACCGGCGCGGCAACTCCCGGCGCTGGATCCGCCAGGCCGTCGAGGACAGCCTCCGCCGCCTGGACACCGACCGGATCGACCTCTACCAGATCCACCGCCCCGACCCCACGACGGACCTCGACGAGACCCTCTCCGTCCTCTCCGACCTGGTGCGCGAGGGCAAGGTCATGGCCATCGGCAGCTCGGACTTCCCCGCCGAGCAGCTCGTCGAGGCCCGCTGGACCGCGGAGCGGCGCGGGCACGTGCCCTTCCACACCGAGCAGCCGCCGTACTCGATCTTCATGCGTGGGGTGGAGCGCGGGGTGCTGCCCACCGCGCAGCGCCACGGCGTCGGCGTCCTCACCTGGAGCCCGCTGGCCAGCGGCTGGCTGACGGGCCGCTACCGCCGGGAGAACCCGCTGGAGCTGAACGCGTTCCGGCAGAACCTGATCTCGCACAAGTTCGACCAGACGCTGCCGGGCAACGTCCGCAAGTACGAGGTCGTGGAGGAGCTTCTCAAGCTCGCCGACGACGCCGGTCTCTCACTGACCCACCTCGCGTTGGCCTTCGTGCTCAGCCATCCGGCGGTGGACAGCGCCATCGTCGGACCGCGCACCGAGGAGCAGCTGACCGACCTGCTGGCCGCCGCGGACATCACGCTGGACGACGCGGTCCTCGACCGTATCGACGAGCTGGTCCCGCCCGGCACCGACCTCAACCCGTCGGACGCCGACTACGCGCCCCCGCACCTGGCGGACGCGGGCCTGCGCCGCCGCCGGAGCTGA
- a CDS encoding MarR family winged helix-turn-helix transcriptional regulator, producing MGQRIKRVEQELTAAKHAALRPFKINVPQYNVLLALMLEPGLSGAALARRGMVTPQTMSSVLSTLEGRSLVERRPHPIHSHILEARLTRTGGALIRRADEAVAEVEKVLGDCFGPDEAATFQAQLDRCSKALSGWKPAGGK from the coding sequence ATGGGACAGCGCATCAAGCGTGTGGAGCAGGAACTCACTGCTGCCAAGCACGCGGCGCTGCGCCCGTTCAAGATCAATGTTCCGCAGTACAACGTACTGCTCGCACTCATGCTGGAGCCGGGCCTCTCCGGGGCCGCGCTGGCCCGGCGCGGCATGGTCACCCCGCAGACCATGTCGTCGGTGCTGTCGACGCTGGAGGGGCGCAGCCTGGTCGAGCGTCGCCCGCATCCGATCCACAGCCACATCCTCGAAGCCCGCCTCACGCGCACCGGCGGTGCGCTGATCCGGCGCGCCGACGAGGCGGTGGCGGAGGTCGAGAAGGTGCTGGGCGACTGCTTCGGGCCGGACGAGGCGGCGACCTTCCAGGCGCAGCTCGACCGCTGCTCGAAGGCGCTGTCGGGCTGGAAGCCCGCGGGCGGGAAGTAG
- a CDS encoding NADP-dependent malic enzyme, whose translation MSASAPNFPSTPSTPNSLEQDPAFALHRGGKLAVRSTVTVDDAEQLSLAYTPGVARVCTAIAERPELADLYTWRSHTVAVVSDGTAVLGLGDIGPAAALPVMEGKALLFKEFADVDAVPVCLAATDVDDLVDTVVRLAPSFGGINLEDISAPRCFEIEDRLRAALDIPVFHDDQHGTAVVVLAALRNAARLTGRSLGDLRAVVAGAGASGLAVSRILLEAGIKDLAVGDSKGLLHAGRDDLNPYKAAMARDSNRAGHTGSVEEALRGADVFIGLSGATIGEAALAGMAEDAIVFALSNPTPEVDPAIAGRHARVVATGRSDYPNQINNVLAFPGIFRGALDVRATTVTEGMKLAAADAIAAVVGDDLSADLVVPSPFDARVAPAVAAAVADRARRDGVARD comes from the coding sequence ATGTCTGCGAGCGCTCCGAACTTCCCGAGCACCCCGAGCACCCCGAACTCCCTTGAGCAGGACCCGGCCTTCGCGCTCCACCGCGGCGGGAAGCTGGCCGTGCGCTCCACCGTCACGGTGGACGACGCGGAACAGCTCTCGCTGGCCTACACCCCCGGTGTGGCCCGGGTGTGCACCGCCATCGCGGAACGTCCCGAGCTGGCGGACCTCTACACCTGGCGGTCGCACACGGTCGCCGTGGTCTCCGACGGCACCGCCGTGCTCGGCCTCGGCGACATCGGCCCGGCCGCGGCCCTGCCGGTCATGGAGGGCAAGGCGCTGCTGTTCAAGGAGTTCGCCGACGTCGACGCCGTACCGGTCTGCCTGGCCGCCACCGACGTCGACGACCTGGTGGACACCGTCGTACGGCTCGCGCCCAGCTTCGGCGGCATCAACCTGGAGGACATCAGCGCCCCGAGGTGCTTCGAGATCGAGGACCGGCTGCGGGCCGCCCTGGACATCCCGGTCTTCCACGACGACCAGCACGGCACCGCGGTCGTCGTGCTGGCGGCGCTGCGCAACGCGGCCCGCCTGACCGGGCGTTCACTCGGTGACCTGCGTGCCGTGGTGGCCGGGGCCGGGGCCTCGGGGCTCGCCGTCAGCCGGATCCTGCTGGAGGCCGGCATCAAGGACCTCGCCGTCGGCGACAGCAAGGGACTGCTGCACGCCGGCCGCGACGACCTGAACCCGTACAAGGCGGCGATGGCGCGGGACAGCAACCGCGCCGGGCACACCGGCTCCGTGGAGGAGGCGCTGCGCGGCGCCGACGTGTTCATCGGCCTGTCCGGGGCGACCATCGGCGAGGCGGCCCTCGCCGGGATGGCCGAGGACGCGATCGTCTTCGCGCTCTCCAACCCCACTCCTGAGGTGGACCCCGCGATCGCCGGGCGGCACGCGCGCGTGGTGGCCACCGGGCGCAGCGACTACCCCAACCAGATCAACAACGTCCTCGCGTTCCCCGGCATCTTCCGCGGCGCCCTCGACGTGCGGGCCACCACCGTCACCGAGGGCATGAAGCTCGCCGCCGCGGACGCCATCGCCGCCGTCGTCGGCGACGACCTCAGCGCCGACCTCGTCGTGCCCAGCCCGTTCGACGCCCGCGTCGCCCCGGCGGTGGCTGCGGCCGTCGCCGACCGTGCCCGCCGCGACGGCGTCGCCCGCGACTGA
- a CDS encoding putative quinol monooxygenase, translating into MYTVAVSFIVPADRRDEFVAAALEDGRRSTADEPGTRAFDLITDAEDPNRFYLYEAYDDEAAFDAHCEGEHFAKFFEAVGGWAEGPTWLLRGTRVADPATV; encoded by the coding sequence GTGTACACCGTCGCCGTCTCCTTCATCGTCCCCGCGGACCGGCGTGACGAGTTCGTCGCCGCCGCTCTGGAGGACGGGCGCCGCTCGACCGCCGACGAGCCGGGCACCCGCGCCTTCGACCTGATCACCGACGCCGAGGACCCCAACCGCTTCTACCTGTACGAGGCCTACGACGACGAGGCCGCGTTCGACGCCCACTGCGAGGGCGAGCACTTCGCCAAGTTCTTCGAGGCCGTCGGCGGCTGGGCGGAGGGCCCCACCTGGCTGCTGCGCGGCACGCGCGTCGCGGACCCCGCCACTGTGTGA
- a CDS encoding Nramp family divalent metal transporter, whose translation MTDVLAPPSTSRPAVRAATRASLGFGPALVTAVAYVDPGNVAINFSAGSGYGYALLWVVVAAGASAGVIQYLSAKLGACTGRSLTQSVGAALGRRARLAYWAQAELVAAATDVAEVVGGAVALHLLFGLPLWIGAVATAVASSVLLRLRTARGGNAFAVAVTAALALIACGFIGCMVAAGPSATGMASGLRPLLPDGQALLLASGIFGATVMPHAVYVHSALSRDSADTLGGPAGGLPGDLISGTGRIRETLSVTRSGVVFAMLLAGTVNAALLIMAAALPHGGPQELEEIHGTVGTLLGAAPALALALALLFSGLASTAVGTHAGDIAMKDLLRRRVPAWVRRLAALAPAVLLLVVGVDTTRLLVLSQVGLSVGIPFALVPLIVFTSRRSLMGSAVNHRATTVAASAVAATAIVINGVLLVQLAF comes from the coding sequence ATGACCGACGTCCTTGCCCCGCCGAGCACCTCACGACCGGCCGTACGCGCCGCGACCAGGGCTTCACTGGGCTTCGGCCCGGCCCTGGTGACCGCCGTCGCCTATGTCGATCCGGGAAACGTCGCGATCAACTTCAGCGCCGGTTCCGGGTACGGATACGCGCTGCTGTGGGTCGTCGTCGCGGCGGGCGCGTCCGCCGGAGTGATCCAGTACCTGTCGGCCAAGCTCGGCGCCTGCACCGGGCGTTCGCTCACCCAGTCCGTGGGAGCGGCGCTCGGCCGGCGCGCCCGGCTCGCCTACTGGGCCCAGGCGGAGCTCGTGGCCGCCGCCACCGACGTCGCCGAGGTGGTCGGCGGGGCGGTCGCCCTGCACCTGCTGTTCGGCCTGCCCCTGTGGATCGGGGCGGTCGCCACCGCCGTGGCCTCCTCGGTCCTGCTCCGGCTGCGCACCGCACGCGGCGGCAACGCGTTCGCCGTGGCCGTCACCGCCGCCCTGGCGCTGATCGCCTGCGGGTTCATCGGCTGCATGGTCGCCGCCGGACCCTCGGCGACCGGCATGGCCTCGGGGCTGCGCCCCCTGCTGCCGGACGGCCAGGCCCTGCTCCTCGCGTCCGGCATCTTCGGCGCGACCGTCATGCCGCACGCGGTCTACGTCCACTCGGCGCTGAGCCGCGACAGCGCGGACACCCTGGGCGGGCCGGCGGGCGGACTGCCCGGAGACCTGATCAGCGGCACGGGCCGAATCCGGGAGACGCTGTCGGTGACCCGCTCCGGCGTGGTCTTCGCGATGCTGCTCGCCGGAACCGTCAACGCCGCCCTGCTGATCATGGCGGCGGCCCTGCCGCACGGCGGACCCCAGGAGCTGGAGGAGATCCACGGCACCGTCGGCACCCTGCTCGGTGCCGCTCCCGCGCTCGCGCTGGCCCTCGCCCTGCTGTTCTCCGGGCTCGCGTCCACGGCGGTCGGCACGCACGCGGGCGACATCGCCATGAAGGATCTCCTGCGCCGCCGCGTACCGGCGTGGGTGCGGCGGCTGGCGGCGCTGGCACCCGCGGTGCTTCTGCTCGTCGTCGGCGTGGACACCACGCGGCTGCTGGTGCTCTCCCAGGTGGGACTGTCCGTGGGCATCCCGTTCGCACTCGTCCCGCTCATCGTCTTCACCTCCCGCCGCTCCCTGATGGGCTCGGCGGTCAACCATCGCGCCACCACCGTCGCGGCCTCGGCCGTCGCGGCGACCGCGATCGTGATCAACGGCGTACTGCTGGTCCAACTGGCGTTCTGA
- a CDS encoding cyclase family protein has protein sequence MCGTWVMKAVYGDTYTEDHDLIHAHKACNPEESVQSVGEVRRAAAAAGPSRRRMFGLAGALGAAVTGMGLLDAKPASASSPVAGAKKLFGAGRRIVDMSHAWGEDFPVFRPFVEPPKFTQVASVEKEGYNTLIITMDEHSGTHMDGPKHFDNGQLATDEIPAESLIAPLVVVRITDRTEKDLDALLTYDDLRKWESRHGRIPDGAVVAMDCGWSSRINDPERIFNRDADGKPHFPGIGWDAAEFLASSRNIVGVATDSPSLDSGANNYIDPRAHKYLLPTGHYGIEWMANVDQLPESGAMAVIGLMKHKGGFAGPVRMFGIY, from the coding sequence GTGTGCGGAACCTGGGTGATGAAGGCCGTGTACGGCGACACGTACACGGAGGACCACGACCTGATCCACGCCCACAAGGCGTGCAACCCCGAGGAGAGCGTGCAGTCCGTCGGTGAGGTGCGCCGCGCGGCGGCGGCGGCCGGGCCCAGCCGACGCCGGATGTTCGGTCTCGCCGGGGCGCTGGGCGCCGCGGTGACCGGCATGGGCCTGCTGGACGCCAAGCCGGCCTCCGCCTCCTCACCCGTCGCCGGAGCGAAGAAGCTGTTCGGCGCCGGCCGCCGCATCGTGGACATGAGCCACGCCTGGGGCGAGGACTTCCCGGTCTTCCGCCCCTTCGTCGAGCCGCCGAAGTTCACGCAGGTCGCGTCCGTCGAGAAGGAGGGCTACAACACCCTCATCATCACGATGGACGAGCACAGCGGCACGCACATGGACGGCCCGAAGCACTTCGACAACGGCCAGCTCGCCACCGACGAGATCCCCGCCGAGAGCCTGATAGCGCCGCTCGTGGTCGTCCGTATCACCGACCGCACGGAGAAGGACCTCGACGCCCTGCTCACCTACGACGACCTGCGCAAGTGGGAGAGCCGCCACGGCCGTATCCCGGACGGCGCCGTGGTCGCGATGGACTGCGGCTGGTCCTCGCGCATCAACGACCCGGAGCGCATCTTCAACCGGGACGCGGACGGCAAGCCCCACTTCCCCGGCATCGGCTGGGACGCCGCCGAGTTCCTCGCCTCCAGCCGCAACATCGTGGGCGTGGCCACCGACAGCCCGAGCCTCGACTCGGGGGCCAACAACTACATCGACCCGCGGGCCCACAAGTACCTGCTGCCCACCGGCCACTACGGCATCGAGTGGATGGCGAACGTGGACCAGCTGCCGGAATCCGGCGCGATGGCCGTCATCGGCCTGATGAAGCACAAGGGCGGCTTCGCGGGCCCGGTGCGGATGTTCGGCATCTACTGA
- a CDS encoding 3-oxoacyl-ACP synthase III family protein encodes MTRIGILATGSYLPSTVVTNEEIARGAGVTDEWIVRKTGIRERRRADDRDATSDLAARAARAALEQAGVRAEDVAYIVLATSTPDHPQPATASIVQHLIGAVNAAAFDINAVCSGFVYATTVAERLLRAAGEGRYALVIGADIYSRILDYSDRKTAILFGDGAGAVLLGGVPDTCGIRETSLLTRGDQYRLISVPAGGSRMPATEHTLDEGAHYFRMDGRGVRSFVQENLPEALHELLDRAGVDRDHVQHFVPHQANGVMLGEVWPALGMPSATMHLALELYGNTGSASVPVTLDIAHRQGEFADGDTVLMAGFGGGMTVGAILTQWAPTAYARDGEQDEQRVLAAR; translated from the coding sequence ATGACTCGTATCGGCATTCTGGCCACCGGCTCCTACCTGCCCAGCACGGTCGTCACTAATGAGGAGATCGCGCGCGGGGCGGGCGTGACCGACGAATGGATCGTGCGCAAGACCGGCATACGGGAACGTCGGCGCGCCGACGACCGTGACGCCACCTCGGACCTGGCCGCCCGCGCCGCCCGTGCGGCGCTGGAACAGGCCGGGGTCCGGGCCGAGGACGTGGCGTACATCGTGCTCGCCACCTCCACGCCCGACCACCCGCAGCCGGCGACGGCGAGCATCGTCCAGCACCTGATCGGCGCGGTGAACGCCGCGGCGTTCGACATCAACGCGGTGTGCAGCGGTTTCGTGTACGCCACCACGGTGGCCGAGCGCCTGCTGAGGGCGGCCGGCGAGGGAAGGTACGCACTGGTCATCGGCGCCGACATCTACTCCCGCATCCTCGACTACTCCGACCGCAAGACCGCCATCCTCTTCGGCGACGGTGCGGGCGCGGTCCTGCTGGGCGGCGTCCCGGACACCTGCGGGATCCGGGAGACCAGCCTGCTCACCCGCGGCGACCAGTACCGGCTCATCAGCGTGCCGGCCGGCGGCAGCCGGATGCCCGCCACCGAGCACACCCTCGACGAGGGCGCGCACTACTTCCGGATGGACGGGCGCGGTGTGCGCTCCTTCGTGCAGGAGAACCTCCCCGAGGCGCTGCACGAACTGCTCGACCGGGCCGGCGTGGACCGTGATCACGTACAGCACTTCGTGCCGCACCAGGCCAACGGCGTGATGCTCGGCGAGGTGTGGCCGGCCCTCGGTATGCCCTCGGCGACGATGCACCTGGCGCTGGAGCTGTACGGGAACACGGGCTCGGCGTCGGTGCCGGTGACCCTCGACATCGCGCATCGGCAGGGCGAGTTCGCCGACGGGGACACCGTGCTGATGGCGGGCTTCGGCGGCGGGATGACGGTGGGCGCGATCCTGACGCAGTGGGCCCCGACGGCGTACGCCCGGGACGGCGAGCAGGACGAGCAGCGCGTGCTGGCGGCCCGGTGA
- a CDS encoding HAD family hydrolase: MSAGAASQAVFSDVDETLIRVKSMFRFLEFYLRSRGEPPATYDRLTSELRDAALRGAPRGEINRRYYRLYRGEEAKHLSHAGRRWFTTEWQERADGLYVPEVEEALAAHQKAGQPVVLVSGSFFACLDPIAEDVRADQVLGTRPVVRRGELTGEVLVPMIGATKGRAVRIAAALRGFDLARSSAYGDHISDVPMLEAVGRPVAVGDDEELTAHARRSGWSRMLTRAPRG; encoded by the coding sequence GTGAGCGCCGGGGCGGCTTCGCAGGCCGTCTTCTCGGACGTGGACGAGACACTGATCCGCGTCAAGAGCATGTTCCGGTTCCTGGAGTTCTACCTGCGCTCCCGTGGCGAACCCCCGGCCACCTACGACCGGTTGACGAGTGAACTGCGGGACGCGGCGCTGCGGGGGGCGCCGCGCGGCGAGATCAACCGCAGGTACTACCGCCTCTACCGGGGCGAGGAGGCGAAACACCTCTCGCACGCCGGGCGCCGGTGGTTCACCACGGAGTGGCAGGAGCGGGCGGACGGCCTGTACGTCCCCGAGGTCGAGGAGGCGCTGGCCGCACACCAGAAGGCCGGGCAGCCCGTGGTGCTGGTCTCCGGTTCGTTCTTCGCCTGCCTCGACCCGATCGCCGAGGACGTCCGCGCCGACCAGGTGCTCGGCACCCGTCCGGTCGTCCGGCGGGGCGAGCTCACCGGGGAGGTCCTGGTGCCCATGATCGGCGCGACCAAGGGGCGGGCGGTCCGCATCGCGGCGGCCCTGCGCGGCTTCGACCTGGCCCGCAGTTCCGCGTACGGCGACCACATCAGCGACGTCCCGATGCTGGAGGCCGTGGGCCGCCCGGTGGCGGTCGGCGACGACGAGGAACTCACCGCCCACGCCCGACGCTCGGGCTGGTCCCGCATGCTGACCCGGGCCCCCCGCGGATGA
- a CDS encoding ScbA/BarX family gamma-butyrolactone biosynthesis protein — translation MTTAPHAAPAAVPPLDYTRTVDRLLVHRDALGEVFLTDLQPIDEDHYAAASQLPRSHAYYGDHLLRPGCYDPLLILEACRQAALAGAHSFYGVPSDNKFILTHLSLRLDHPQMVVVGSSPISLAFRVNIVSRKEREGRVTGLDYEMDLITDGTVIGQASVGLRFKTPTGYLTLRLNNRDGFALPSSATYPTSTPGTPVAPHLVGRANPENVVLVDAAVTDNTAQALLRIPARHASLFDHPQDHLPGMVIAEGARQLALLAALDVQGLATFKTLVTEMRVRFTRFGELEDDTVLTAWVDSPRETAGAVTLYTLGGTLPAERESGLSTQLPVRVEASQKGEPLCVFDFVLARMAA, via the coding sequence ATGACCACTGCACCCCATGCCGCCCCCGCGGCGGTACCGCCGCTGGACTACACGCGCACCGTGGACCGTCTGCTCGTCCATCGGGACGCGCTGGGCGAAGTGTTCCTGACGGACCTGCAGCCCATCGACGAGGACCACTACGCCGCGGCCTCGCAGCTGCCCAGGTCGCACGCCTACTACGGCGACCACCTGCTGCGTCCGGGCTGCTACGACCCGCTGCTGATCCTGGAGGCGTGCCGGCAGGCCGCCCTCGCGGGCGCGCACAGCTTCTACGGTGTGCCGTCCGACAACAAGTTCATCCTCACCCACCTCAGCCTCCGCCTCGACCACCCGCAGATGGTCGTCGTGGGCTCCTCGCCGATCTCGCTCGCCTTCCGTGTGAACATCGTCAGCCGCAAGGAACGCGAGGGCCGGGTCACCGGCCTCGACTACGAGATGGACCTGATCACCGACGGCACCGTGATCGGACAGGCGTCCGTCGGGCTCCGCTTCAAGACGCCGACGGGGTATCTGACCCTGCGGCTCAACAACCGCGACGGGTTCGCGCTGCCGTCGTCCGCGACGTACCCGACCAGTACGCCCGGGACGCCCGTCGCCCCGCATCTGGTCGGCCGCGCCAACCCGGAGAACGTCGTGCTGGTCGACGCGGCGGTCACCGACAACACCGCGCAGGCGCTGCTGCGCATACCCGCCCGGCACGCCAGCCTCTTCGACCACCCGCAGGACCATCTGCCCGGCATGGTCATCGCCGAGGGCGCCCGGCAGCTCGCGCTGCTGGCCGCGCTGGACGTCCAGGGCCTGGCGACCTTCAAGACCCTCGTCACCGAGATGCGGGTGCGCTTCACGCGCTTCGGCGAGCTGGAGGACGACACGGTGCTGACCGCGTGGGTCGACAGCCCGCGGGAGACGGCCGGCGCCGTGACGCTCTACACCCTCGGCGGGACGCTCCCCGCCGAGCGGGAGTCCGGGCTGTCGACGCAGCTTCCGGTGCGCGTCGAGGCCTCGCAGAAGGGCGAGCCGCTGTGCGTGTTCGACTTCGTCCTCGCCCGGATGGCGGCGTGA
- a CDS encoding aldo/keto reductase, with protein MRYRYLGDTGLSVSELCFGAMTFGGGASFLGNAERNWSEFGTVDDQNVLRMMDQALDAGINFFDTADVYKNGMGEEFFGRTLQKVRDRVIIGTKGRWRITDDPNDIGATRHHLNAAVNDSLRRLNTDYIDIYHIHGFDPRTSLDETLRTLDDLIRSGKIRYIGVSNFAGWQLMKALSVSERRNLNRFVCYQGYYNIGARDLEHEIIPLAVDQKVGVTAWSPLAGGFLTGKYRRGEGRPEGSRLSQLTPAESAPLTNEDQAYDIVDEMARVAEERGATIAQVALNWVLAKPGITSAVVGATKPHQLDDNLKAMEWTLSADELARLDKVSETEAPYPYWHIGTVGADRKEPGDVYPA; from the coding sequence ATGCGTTACCGCTACCTCGGCGACACCGGCCTGTCCGTCTCCGAACTGTGCTTCGGCGCCATGACGTTCGGCGGCGGCGCCAGCTTCCTCGGAAACGCCGAGCGCAACTGGTCGGAGTTCGGCACGGTCGACGACCAGAACGTGCTGCGGATGATGGACCAGGCCCTCGACGCCGGCATCAACTTCTTCGACACCGCCGACGTCTACAAGAACGGCATGGGCGAGGAGTTCTTCGGCCGGACCCTGCAGAAGGTGCGCGACCGCGTCATCATCGGCACCAAGGGCCGTTGGAGGATCACCGACGACCCCAACGACATCGGTGCCACCCGCCACCACCTGAACGCGGCGGTCAACGACAGCCTGCGGCGCCTGAACACCGACTACATCGACATCTACCACATCCACGGTTTCGACCCGCGTACGTCCCTGGACGAGACCCTGCGCACGCTCGACGACCTGATCCGGTCCGGCAAGATCCGCTACATCGGCGTCTCCAACTTCGCCGGCTGGCAGCTGATGAAGGCGCTCTCCGTCTCCGAGCGCCGCAACCTCAACCGCTTCGTCTGCTACCAGGGTTACTACAACATCGGCGCCCGCGACCTGGAGCACGAGATCATCCCGCTCGCCGTCGACCAGAAGGTCGGCGTCACCGCCTGGTCCCCGCTCGCCGGCGGCTTCCTCACCGGCAAGTACCGGCGCGGCGAGGGCCGCCCCGAGGGCAGCCGCCTCTCGCAGCTCACGCCCGCCGAGTCGGCTCCGCTGACCAACGAGGACCAGGCGTACGACATCGTCGACGAGATGGCCCGGGTCGCCGAGGAGCGCGGTGCGACCATCGCGCAGGTCGCCCTGAACTGGGTGCTCGCCAAGCCCGGCATCACCTCCGCCGTGGTCGGCGCGACCAAGCCGCACCAGCTCGACGACAACCTCAAGGCCATGGAGTGGACGCTCTCCGCCGACGAGCTGGCCCGGCTGGACAAGGTCAGCGAGACCGAGGCGCCGTACCCGTACTGGCACATCGGCACCGTGGGCGCCGACCGCAAGGAGCCGGGCGACGTGTACCCCGCCTGA
- a CDS encoding MFS transporter, protein MTTQTETRTTAPERREDTGSLSVMIAVALASVLLPLAITAPAVAMPDLTIDLDSTVAGGQWVQNAYGVTFAACMLAAGTLADQFGRRRILAIGTVVFMAMSVVAALSTDILVLDIARALQGIGAAGVLTSGAAILAASFTGRRRTQAFGVLGTAFGAGLALGPVLGGALVGLAGWRGVFWINVLVGAVALVLMPRIKESRDPNATRVDWPGLATFSAGLFLLALGFVEGGERGWGHPATLGSLVGFVLFMAAFVVIEQRVERPMFDLSLFRNATFVVVVCQPFTITFGFVVLLNFLPPYFKGVGGYSSTESGLLLMPLMLPIFVLPLLIGKLVADRVTPRMLLTVSSLLIAVGSLWMVVLEPGQSWTTVVAPLLIFGLGVGSAFGAMDNAAVSVVPVERAGMASGIFNTMRIAGETVAVAAAGGFLSSYTRGELLDRAPQFVDQAPRLAGEATQGRVDAALATVSPARRPEALDAVAHSLTSSLHVSFIALAVLAAAGAITTFLVVKDKELADAAN, encoded by the coding sequence ATGACCACCCAGACCGAGACCCGGACGACAGCGCCCGAGCGCCGGGAGGACACGGGCTCGCTCAGCGTGATGATCGCGGTCGCGCTGGCCAGCGTGCTGCTCCCCCTTGCCATCACCGCCCCCGCGGTGGCCATGCCCGACCTCACCATCGACCTCGACTCCACGGTGGCCGGCGGCCAGTGGGTGCAGAACGCGTACGGGGTGACGTTCGCGGCCTGCATGCTGGCGGCCGGCACCCTCGCCGACCAGTTCGGCCGCCGCCGCATCCTGGCGATCGGCACCGTCGTCTTCATGGCCATGTCGGTCGTCGCCGCGCTGTCCACCGACATCCTGGTCCTCGACATCGCGCGCGCCCTGCAGGGCATCGGCGCGGCCGGCGTGCTCACCAGCGGCGCCGCGATCCTGGCCGCCTCCTTCACCGGACGCAGGCGCACCCAGGCCTTCGGCGTCCTCGGCACCGCCTTCGGGGCCGGGCTGGCGCTCGGGCCCGTGCTCGGCGGGGCGCTCGTCGGCCTGGCCGGCTGGCGCGGGGTGTTCTGGATCAACGTCCTCGTGGGCGCCGTGGCCCTCGTTCTGATGCCGCGCATCAAGGAGTCGCGCGACCCGAACGCCACCCGGGTGGACTGGCCCGGTCTCGCCACCTTCAGCGCCGGCCTCTTCCTGCTCGCGCTCGGTTTCGTCGAGGGCGGCGAACGCGGCTGGGGGCACCCGGCGACCCTCGGCTCACTCGTGGGCTTCGTGCTGTTCATGGCGGCGTTCGTGGTGATCGAACAGCGGGTGGAGCGGCCCATGTTCGACCTGTCGCTGTTCCGCAACGCCACCTTCGTGGTGGTGGTCTGCCAGCCGTTCACCATCACCTTCGGCTTCGTGGTGCTGCTGAACTTCCTGCCGCCGTACTTCAAGGGCGTCGGAGGCTACTCCAGCACCGAGTCGGGGCTGCTGCTGATGCCGCTGATGCTGCCGATCTTCGTGCTGCCGCTGCTGATCGGCAAGCTCGTCGCGGACCGGGTCACCCCGCGCATGCTGCTGACGGTCAGCTCGCTGCTGATCGCCGTCGGCTCGCTGTGGATGGTCGTCCTGGAGCCCGGTCAGTCCTGGACCACCGTGGTGGCGCCGCTGCTGATCTTCGGCCTCGGGGTCGGCTCGGCGTTCGGGGCGATGGACAACGCCGCCGTCAGCGTCGTACCCGTCGAACGGGCGGGCATGGCGTCGGGCATCTTCAACACCATGCGGATCGCGGGCGAGACCGTGGCCGTCGCCGCGGCGGGCGGATTCCTGTCCTCCTACACCCGCGGTGAACTCCTCGACCGCGCACCGCAGTTCGTGGACCAGGCGCCCCGTCTCGCCGGCGAGGCCACCCAGGGCCGGGTCGACGCCGCGCTCGCCACCGTCTCCCCGGCGCGGCGGCCCGAGGCGCTGGACGCGGTGGCGCACAGCCTGACCTCCAGCCTGCACGTGTCGTTCATCGCGCTGGCCGTGCTCGCGGCGGCCGGCGCCATCACCACGTTCCTCGTCGTCAAGGACAAGGAACTGGCGGACGCGGCGAACTGA